Proteins from a single region of Psychrobacter cryohalolentis K5:
- a CDS encoding thiolase family protein, translating to MSHDAIVILNGARTPMGGFQGALTDISATDLGAAAIKAAVARSGVNVDNIDEVIMGCILTAGLGQGPARQAMRKAGLSDATGAVTINKLCGSGLKAVMQAHDGIKAGSFKVAVAGGMESMTNAPYIMPGSRGGYRMGHKEVKDHMFLDGLEDADTGKLMGQFAQEMADEKGYTREQMDDFAIESLNRALTAIKDNHFKDEIEPVTFKTRKGEQTVDTDEQPALANAERIPTLRPAFAKDGTITAANASSISDGAAAVVLMKESQAKEEGLEYQARIIATASNSRHPSEFTIAPVGAIEKVLASASWSVADVDLWEINEAFAMVTMAAMDELNIEHAKVNIEGGACALGHPVGCSGARILVTLINSLKRTGGKKGVATLCIGGGEAVAVAIELA from the coding sequence ATGTCACATGATGCAATTGTAATCTTAAACGGCGCTCGCACCCCGATGGGCGGCTTCCAAGGCGCATTGACAGACATAAGCGCCACAGATTTGGGCGCAGCGGCTATCAAAGCAGCTGTTGCGCGTTCAGGCGTTAATGTTGATAATATTGATGAAGTTATTATGGGCTGTATCTTAACCGCAGGTTTGGGTCAAGGTCCTGCGCGTCAAGCGATGCGCAAAGCTGGCTTGTCTGATGCAACGGGTGCGGTTACCATCAATAAGCTGTGCGGCTCAGGTCTAAAAGCAGTTATGCAAGCTCATGACGGTATCAAAGCCGGAAGCTTTAAGGTTGCTGTTGCTGGCGGTATGGAGTCGATGACCAATGCGCCTTATATCATGCCAGGGTCGCGTGGTGGCTATCGCATGGGACATAAAGAAGTCAAAGATCATATGTTCTTAGACGGTCTAGAAGATGCCGATACTGGCAAGCTAATGGGTCAATTTGCACAAGAAATGGCGGATGAAAAAGGCTATACGCGCGAACAAATGGATGATTTTGCTATTGAGTCGCTAAATCGTGCACTAACAGCGATCAAAGACAATCATTTCAAAGATGAAATTGAACCAGTTACGTTCAAAACTCGTAAAGGCGAGCAAACGGTTGATACCGATGAGCAGCCTGCCCTTGCTAATGCTGAGCGCATCCCTACTTTGCGTCCTGCCTTTGCAAAAGACGGTACCATCACCGCAGCAAACGCTAGCTCTATCTCAGACGGTGCTGCAGCTGTTGTATTGATGAAAGAGTCACAAGCCAAAGAAGAAGGTCTAGAGTATCAAGCGCGTATCATCGCGACTGCCTCTAATTCTCGTCATCCAAGCGAGTTCACTATTGCCCCTGTTGGCGCAATTGAAAAAGTATTGGCAAGTGCTAGCTGGTCAGTCGCTGATGTCGATTTATGGGAAATCAATGAAGCATTTGCCATGGTTACGATGGCAGCAATGGATGAGCTAAACATCGAACATGCTAAAGTAAACATAGAAGGCGGTGCTTGTGCCCTTGGTCATCCAGTGGGCTGTTCAGGCGCTCGTATCCTAGTGACGCTTATTAACTCTCTAAAGCGTACTGGTGGCAAAAAAGGCGTTGCTACACTATGTATCGGTGGCGGCGAAGCAGTAGCAGTAGCAATCGAATTGGCTTAA
- a CDS encoding homoserine dehydrogenase yields MSKSIKLAILGLGTVGTGVVNLINDNLDELKRRSGRDIVITEVGIRRQRDDINPNIMQNSDLMATAASDNVDIVIELIGGTTLAKDVIMHAIKNGKHVVTANKALLAEHGNEIFAFAEQHNVHVAYEAAVAGGIPIIKVMREGLAANKIDWLAGIINGTGNFIMTEMRDKGRPFADVLNEAQALGYAEADPTFDVEGIDAAHKLALLASIAFGIPLQFDKVYCEGITGITLQDVNYAEELGYRIKHLGFAVRRAGNGSGDDSAGIELRVHPTLIPQNALLANVNGVKNAVLVNSHPLGQTLYCGDGAGAGATASAVMADVMDLVRVLGCKDADQQNSNGHHVPHLAFIPEKLSDTPILRAEQMITGYYLRVHAYDSPGVLADITRILSDAGINIDAILQKPAHKLGQVPVIILTLPVGESQMNLAIEKIEKLDTIIDKVVRIRLDELA; encoded by the coding sequence GTGAGCAAATCCATCAAACTAGCGATACTTGGTTTAGGCACCGTCGGAACGGGCGTGGTCAATCTAATCAATGATAATTTAGATGAACTAAAACGTCGTAGCGGACGCGACATTGTGATTACCGAAGTTGGTATTCGTCGTCAGCGTGATGACATTAATCCCAATATTATGCAAAACAGTGATCTGATGGCAACCGCTGCCAGTGACAATGTCGATATTGTCATCGAATTGATTGGCGGTACGACCCTTGCAAAAGACGTTATTATGCACGCCATCAAAAATGGCAAGCATGTGGTGACCGCCAATAAAGCGTTATTGGCTGAGCATGGTAATGAGATTTTTGCTTTTGCTGAACAGCATAATGTTCATGTCGCCTATGAAGCAGCCGTAGCAGGTGGTATTCCAATTATTAAGGTCATGCGTGAAGGTTTAGCTGCCAATAAAATTGATTGGCTAGCGGGTATCATTAATGGTACGGGCAACTTTATCATGACAGAGATGCGCGATAAAGGTCGTCCGTTTGCCGATGTACTGAACGAGGCGCAAGCACTTGGTTATGCTGAGGCCGACCCTACTTTTGACGTAGAAGGTATCGATGCGGCGCACAAGCTGGCGCTACTTGCCTCTATCGCCTTTGGTATTCCATTGCAGTTTGACAAAGTCTATTGTGAAGGTATTACCGGTATTACTTTGCAGGATGTCAATTACGCTGAAGAGCTTGGCTATCGTATCAAGCACTTGGGCTTTGCAGTTCGCCGTGCAGGAAATGGCAGTGGGGACGACAGCGCTGGTATTGAGCTGCGTGTACACCCAACACTGATTCCACAGAACGCCCTGCTTGCTAATGTTAATGGCGTAAAGAATGCCGTACTGGTGAACTCTCACCCTCTCGGTCAGACGTTATATTGCGGTGACGGCGCGGGTGCAGGCGCAACGGCTTCTGCAGTGATGGCAGATGTGATGGATTTAGTGCGTGTGTTAGGATGTAAAGATGCTGACCAACAAAACAGCAATGGTCATCATGTACCGCACTTAGCCTTTATCCCTGAAAAATTGTCAGATACGCCGATATTGCGTGCTGAACAAATGATTACTGGATATTATTTACGTGTACATGCGTACGATAGCCCTGGTGTGTTGGCAGATATTACCCGTATCTTGAGTGATGCCGGTATCAATATCGATGCTATTTTACAAAAACCGGCGCATAAGCTCGGGCAAGTGCCAGTGATTATTTTAACGCTGCCAGTGGGTGAGAGTCAGATGAATCTTGCCATCGAAAAAATCGAGAAGTTAGACACCATTATTGATAAAGTAGTACGCATACGCTTAGATGAGCTGGCGTAA